The following are from one region of the Halarcobacter sp. genome:
- a CDS encoding enoyl-ACP reductase, with protein MNEFMKGKTLVISGGTKGIGKECVYKFASNGVNVAFTYNSNAQIAEDICKDVEDKFGVKCKCYPFNILEPEKYKELFLEIDKDFDRVDFFISNAMIYGRAVVGGYGKFMKLKPRGLNNIYTATVNAFVCGAQQAAKRMEKVGGGSIVSLSSTGNLVYIENYSGHGTNKAAVEAMVRYAATELGEMNIRVNAVSGGPIDTDALKAFTNYEEVKAKTAEYSPLNRIGQPQDLAQSCFFLCTQDASWITGHTLIVDGGTTFK; from the coding sequence ATGAATGAATTCATGAAGGGGAAGACTTTAGTTATTAGTGGGGGAACTAAAGGAATTGGTAAAGAGTGTGTTTATAAGTTTGCAAGTAATGGTGTAAATGTTGCATTTACATATAATTCAAATGCACAAATTGCAGAAGATATTTGTAAAGATGTTGAAGATAAATTTGGTGTAAAATGTAAATGTTATCCATTTAATATTCTAGAACCAGAAAAATATAAAGAACTATTTTTAGAAATAGATAAAGATTTTGATAGAGTTGACTTCTTTATTTCAAATGCTATGATTTATGGTAGAGCTGTTGTTGGTGGATATGGTAAATTTATGAAATTAAAACCAAGAGGATTAAATAATATCTATACTGCAACAGTAAATGCATTTGTTTGTGGAGCTCAACAAGCAGCTAAAAGAATGGAAAAAGTTGGTGGTGGTTCAATTGTTTCTTTAAGTAGTACAGGAAACTTAGTTTATATTGAAAACTATTCAGGACATGGAACAAATAAAGCTGCTGTTGAAGCAATGGTTAGATATGCTGCAACTGAACTTGGTGAAATGAATATTAGAGTTAATGCTGTTTCAGGAGGTCCTATTGATACAGATGCACTTAAAGCATTTACAAACTATGAAGAGGTAAAAGCAAAAACTGCTGAATATTCACCATTAAATAGAATTGGACAACCACAAGATTTAGCTCAATCATGTTTCTTCTTATGTACTCAAGATGCATCTTGGATTACAGGTCATACACTGATTGTTGATGGTGGGACAACATTTAAATAA
- the rseP gene encoding RIP metalloprotease RseP → MGTITFLLVLSFLVFFHELGHFLAARYFGVKVQVFSIGFGKKIYAKEWKGTVWQFALVPLGGYVKMKGQDDTKPGLVEEGKDSYNNKTPWQRIVILFAGPFANFILAAILYFVIALAGANSLSPTVGQIQPNSPAQKAGIQVDDIILKINDKDIKTWEDLGDYIKNSHGSLKFFIQRDGKTIAKTINPYISDAQNIFKENIKKRMIGISPAPKIVTIYHNPISALGYAWDKTIESSKMIFLGVQKLIQGIIPSSEVGGVISIGKVISDASESSIIALLAITALISVNLGVLNLLPIPALDGGHIMFNLYEIIARRKPSDKVFMYLTLAGWVILASLMLLGIYNDINRIFLKGE, encoded by the coding sequence TTGGGTACAATTACTTTTTTATTAGTACTTTCATTTTTAGTATTTTTTCATGAATTAGGACATTTTTTAGCAGCAAGATATTTTGGAGTTAAAGTACAAGTTTTTTCAATAGGATTTGGTAAAAAAATCTATGCAAAAGAGTGGAAAGGTACAGTTTGGCAATTTGCATTGGTCCCACTTGGTGGATATGTAAAAATGAAAGGTCAAGATGATACTAAACCAGGACTTGTTGAAGAGGGAAAAGACTCATATAACAACAAAACACCTTGGCAAAGAATAGTAATATTATTTGCAGGTCCTTTTGCTAATTTTATCCTTGCAGCTATATTATATTTTGTAATTGCTCTTGCAGGGGCAAACTCTTTAAGTCCAACAGTTGGTCAAATTCAGCCAAATTCACCTGCTCAAAAAGCTGGAATTCAAGTTGATGATATAATTTTAAAAATAAATGACAAAGATATTAAAACTTGGGAAGACTTAGGAGATTATATTAAAAATTCTCATGGTTCACTAAAATTTTTTATACAAAGAGATGGTAAAACCATTGCTAAAACAATAAACCCTTATATATCTGATGCCCAAAATATTTTTAAAGAGAATATTAAAAAAAGAATGATTGGAATCTCCCCTGCACCAAAAATTGTAACAATATATCATAATCCTATTTCTGCCTTAGGCTATGCATGGGATAAAACAATTGAATCCTCAAAAATGATCTTTTTAGGTGTACAAAAACTTATTCAAGGAATTATTCCTAGTTCAGAAGTTGGTGGAGTTATATCTATTGGAAAAGTAATTTCAGATGCAAGTGAATCATCTATAATTGCCCTACTTGCTATTACAGCACTTATATCTGTAAACTTAGGAGTTTTAAACCTTCTTCCTATTCCTGCTTTAGATGGTGGTCATATAATGTTTAATCTATATGAAATCATTGCAAGAAGAAAACCTAGTGACAAAGTATTTATGTATTTAACATTAGCTGGATGGGTTATTTTAGCCTCTTTAATGTTACTTGGTATATATAATGATATAAATAGAATATTTTTAAAAGGTGAATAA
- a CDS encoding YggS family pyridoxal phosphate-dependent enzyme, producing MEKELAVKNLDKVITKVEASRLRVSEHHIVKIIGISKYSTAEDVKTLYEVGQRAFGENKVQDLKTKKEDLDDLPIEWHFVGRLQKNKINNLIDLSPTLMHSLDSIELAEELNKKLEAKNKKMSCLLQINSAYEDSKAGVEPSEAVSIYKYINENFENIRLKGVMSIGAHTNEREVVKKSFITTKNIFDELKPFGAKYCSMGMSSDFDLAIACGSNMIRVGSTLFK from the coding sequence ATGGAAAAAGAACTTGCTGTTAAAAATTTAGATAAAGTTATTACAAAAGTTGAAGCATCTAGACTTAGAGTTTCGGAGCATCATATAGTAAAAATTATTGGAATTTCTAAATATTCTACTGCTGAAGATGTTAAAACTCTTTATGAAGTTGGACAAAGAGCTTTTGGTGAAAATAAAGTTCAAGATTTAAAAACAAAAAAAGAAGATCTAGATGATCTACCTATTGAGTGGCATTTTGTAGGAAGACTTCAAAAAAATAAAATAAACAATCTAATTGATTTAAGCCCTACTTTAATGCACTCGCTAGATTCAATTGAACTAGCAGAAGAATTAAATAAAAAACTAGAAGCAAAAAATAAAAAGATGTCTTGTTTACTTCAAATAAATTCTGCTTATGAAGATAGTAAAGCTGGAGTTGAACCTAGTGAAGCTGTATCAATATATAAATATATAAATGAAAATTTTGAAAATATCAGATTAAAAGGTGTAATGAGTATCGGTGCTCATACTAATGAAAGAGAAGTGGTAAAAAAATCGTTCATTACTACAAAAAATATTTTTGATGAACTTAAACCTTTTGGTGCAAAATATTGTTCTATGGGTATGAGTTCAGATTTTGATTTAGCGATTGCTTGTGGATCAAATATGATTAGAGTTGGTTCTACTTTATTTAAGTAA
- the pgsA gene encoding CDP-diacylglycerol--glycerol-3-phosphate 3-phosphatidyltransferase, translated as MKKSLNLPNTLALFRIALAPLMLLFLIERDLLIFENWHPSWLDYFAGLIFVIASVTDFFDGYIARSWNQMTKLGAILDPLADKMLMLAGFLGLMVIDRASGWAVFLILSREFFITGLRVVAVAEGKSVASTMAGKVKTVFQMIAIGFLIMNWPYATALLWIAVVLTIYSGYEYTRDYFKI; from the coding sequence ATGAAGAAAAGTCTAAATCTTCCAAATACACTAGCACTTTTCAGAATAGCATTAGCCCCGCTAATGCTACTTTTCTTAATCGAAAGAGATTTATTAATTTTTGAAAATTGGCATCCAAGTTGGCTTGACTATTTTGCAGGTTTAATTTTTGTAATAGCTTCTGTAACTGATTTTTTTGATGGATATATAGCAAGAAGCTGGAATCAAATGACTAAACTAGGAGCAATACTTGACCCCTTAGCAGATAAAATGTTAATGCTTGCAGGGTTTTTAGGTCTAATGGTAATAGATAGAGCTTCAGGATGGGCTGTTTTTTTAATTCTTTCAAGGGAATTTTTTATAACAGGATTAAGAGTTGTTGCTGTTGCTGAGGGTAAAAGTGTAGCTTCTACAATGGCAGGAAAAGTTAAAACTGTATTTCAAATGATTGCAATAGGTTTTTTAATTATGAATTGGCCATATGCAACTGCACTTTTATGGATAGCTGTTGTTTTAACTATATATTCTGGATATGAATATACTAGAGATTATTTTAAAATATAA